The Aspergillus luchuensis IFO 4308 DNA, chromosome 7, nearly complete sequence genome has a segment encoding these proteins:
- a CDS encoding uncharacterized protein (COG:S;~EggNog:ENOG410PUQD;~TransMembrane:6 (i65-83o95-115i136-161o181-203i215-237o257-275i);~antiSMASH:Cluster_7.4), producing the protein MDSGHVSTPVPPPPPAIQLPTQSEKGPTNISFPNNVSVLPVEKEETPSRQSIDTRLFLWPSTYRYIFSLVFLGNVAALIYFILRDWSAIRFVDAAAANFLASALARQAIVVNGMFQIVCSLSLRLPLRLRRVAANIYHYGGVHSGCGVAALIWYVGAVVMLTRLAIRVWRDSHHHLSNHTLITLILAYLVLVLLAVIIAVAYPTVRLRYHNSFEFAHRFLTWLVVALFLSLLVLVVGDSSLTPSTATATISVSPAASLVRLPAFWCVLTTVIAIIQPWTRLRRIHVQAERLSTHAIRLHLSGADARFGKTISLATHPLQDWHSFATFPDEPRCIDIDDEEAATAKTGAAEGCSVLVSRAGDWTGARINEPPTELWTRGEQPYGFTRVMRLFRRVVIVATGSGIGPCLAFLAEGGGGGGGGETCRRPAIRLVWQTRSPQRTYGSRVLDLVYRLDPEAMILDTSKQGRRVDLLPWVVDHCLAYRGFEAEMVCVISNRSLTHTLVSQLRSRGIPAMGPLFDS; encoded by the coding sequence ATGGACTCAGGGCATGTATCCACTCCagtaccaccacctcctccggcgATTCAATTACCCACTCAATCAGAAAAGGGGCCAACGAACATCAGCTTTCCCAATAACGTCTCTGTGCTCCCggtggaaaaagaagagacaccCTCACGTCAGAGCATTGACACccgtctcttcctctggcCCAGTACCTACCGATACATCTTTTCCCTTGTCTTCCTCGGAAATGTGGCTGCTTTGATCTACTTCATTCTCAGAGATTGGTCTGCGATTCGGTTCGTGGATGCTGCGGCAGCGAACTTCTTAGCAAGCGCCTTGGCTCGTCAGGCGATCGTGGTAAATGGGATGTTTCAGATAGTGTGCTCCTTATCACTCCGCCTACCCCTACGTCTTCGTCGTGTGGCAGCCAACATTTACCATTACGGCGGCGTGCATAGCGGTTGCGGCGTGGCTGCGCTGATCTGGTATGTCGGGGCAGTTGTCATGCTGACCCGGCTGGCCATCAGGGTCTGGAGGGactcccatcatcatctctccaaTCACACTCTGATTACGTTGATCCTTGCCTATCTTGTCCTCGTTCTGCTAGCTGTTATCATCGCAGTGGCCTATCCCACGGTCCGACTCCGCTATCATAATTCCTTCGAGTTCGCCCATCGCTTCCTCACCTGGCTAGTCGTCGCGCTGTTCCTGAGTCTTCTGGTGCTCGTGGTGGGAGACTCCTCTCTCACTCCTagtactgctactgctactatttCAGTATCCCCCGCGGCCAGCCTCGTCCGTCTACCTGCCTTCTGGTGCGTCCTGACCAccgtcatcgccatcattcaGCCCTGGACACGCCTGCGACGCATCCACGTACAGGCAGAGCGGCTCTCCACCCATGCCATCCGTCTCCACCTGTCTGGAGCTGACGCACGGTTCGGGAAAACCATCTCACTCGCTACGCACCCACTGCAGGATTGGCATAGCTTCGCCACGTTCCCAGATGAGCCACGCTGCATAGATattgacgacgaggaggcgGCAACCGCAAAGACAGGCGCAGCCGAGGGCTGTTCAGTCCTGGTATCCAGGGCGGGAGACTGGACGGGAGCGCGAATCAACGAGCCCCCCACAGAACTATGGACCCGCGGTGAACAGCCGTATGGATTCACCCGAGTGATGCGACTCTTCAGGCGCGTGGTGATCGTGGCAACAGGCTCCGGGATCGGCCCCTGCCTCGCATTTCTagcggaaggaggaggaggaggaggaggaggagaaacgTGTCGTCGCCCTGCCATTCGTCTGGTGTGGCAGACTAGGTCGCCGCAGCGAACGTACGGATCGCGGGTGTTGGACTTAGTGTATCGGTTGGACCCGGAGGCCATGATACTAGACACTTCCAAGCAAGGTCGGCGTGTGGACCTGCTCCCGTGGGTCGTCGACCATTGCTTGGCCTATCGCGGCTTCGAGGCTGAAATGGTCTGTGTCATTAGCAATCGGAGCTTGACCCATACCCTGGTTTCTCAGCTTCGGAGCCGAGGGATTCCTGCAATGGGGCCGTTATTTGATTCATGA
- a CDS encoding EthD domain-containing protein (COG:S;~EggNog:ENOG410PTAV;~InterPro:IPR011008,IPR009799;~PFAM:PF07110;~antiSMASH:Cluster_7.4;~go_function: GO:0016491 - oxidoreductase activity [Evidence IEA]): MERQTALRLTAFRYKKEGITEAQLQTYMTQVFGPRAAPIQVRHGVLKVIQYHTPSSSKKLITEKIPWALGRGWTLDDHDVIISVYVPNAETMAAIVNDPEFQELLSGDSEILQPTAKVTAGWDEVFVDNGQVVTMDRSNRLEESRETV; the protein is encoded by the exons ATGGAACGCCAAACCGCCCTCCGACTCACGGCATTCCGCTACAAGAAAGAAGGCATCACAGAAGCCCAGCTACAGACATACATGACACAAGTCTTTGGACCGCGCGCCGCACCCATTCAAGTTCGTCATGGTGTTCTCAAAGTGATACAA TATCACACTCCCAGCAGTAGTAAGAAGCTCATCACCGAGAAAATCCCTTGGGCGCTTGGAAGAGGCTGGACGCTGGATGATCATGACGTGATCATCTCGGTGTACGTCCCTAACGCAGAGACCATGGCGGCTATCGTCAACGACCCTGAATTTCAGGAGCTGTTGAGCGGTGACTCTGAGATTCTGCAACCGACGGCTAAAGTAACCGCTGGGTGGGATGAAGTTTTTGTGGATAATGGGCAGGTTGTGACTATGGATAGGAGTAATAGGCTGGAAGAGAGCAGGGAGACTGTttga
- the gliI gene encoding aminotransferase gliI (COG:T;~EggNog:ENOG410PMTX;~InterPro:IPR004839,IPR004838,IPR015424,IPR015421, IPR015422;~PFAM:PF00155;~SMCOG1019:aminotransferase;~antiSMASH:Cluster_7.4;~go_function: GO:0003824 - catalytic activity [Evidence IEA];~go_function: GO:0030170 - pyridoxal phosphate binding [Evidence IEA];~go_process: GO:0009058 - biosynthetic process [Evidence IEA]): protein MDPSLSHRGNKNLTDVLARFPPYLLNPNFTWHGIDLTLAENHVIRSEILSILKTCIGEGLSSQHLDWPKGLCGYPPLLDALATTFNRYFEPYTPIETDHLAVTPGTSAGLDILLYQLCDPEDGVLVPCPYWSGYDTFFAVRSQVQIIGVEVTELEDSFHDSTLVTALEKHYKQAKCPIKAVVLSHPHNPLGRPYPPHVLKQCMAFCRDHNLHLISDEVFALSTFTSPDLQNWSAFKSVLSIDPSTVGLDPSRVHVLWSMSKDLAASGIRLGCIATRNNPLRRTVGLAGAVQVSALSSIGAIAILTSSRLPDILKQNCMGLAVAYGTVTEAFRRIGITYVPGTAAVFLMARLAPRAQTREDELAACGKYRQAGVAVVPGSAYHMPGNYKHGWMRVTFGVAPETLTEGIRRIEGVFGELR, encoded by the exons ATGGATCCATCATTATCCCACAGAGGGAATAAGAACCTGACGGATGTTCTTGCACGGTTTCCGCCCTACCTCCTAAATCCCAACTTCACATGGCACGGAATCGACTTGACCTTAGCGGAGAACCATGTAATTAGAAGCGAGATCCTCTCTATCTTGAAAACATGCATTGGCGAAGGGTTAAGCTCGCAG CATCTCGACTGGCCCAAAGGCCTCTGCGGTTACCCACCATTACTGGATGCGCTTGCGACGACATTCAACCGCTACTTCGAACCATACACCCCAATTGAGACCGACCATCTGGCAGTCACACCCGGCACTTCCGCTGGACTTGATATCTTGCTGTACCAGTTATGTGATCCGGAGGATGGTGTCCTAGTACCATGTCCGTACTGGA GCGGCTACGACACCTTCTTCGCCGTTCGATCCCAAGTCCAAATCATCGGTGTCGAAGTTACCGAACTAGAGGATTCATTCCACGACAGCACACTAGTCACTGCACTCGAAAAGCACTACAAGCAAGCTAAATGTCCCATCAAAGCTGTCGTTCTCTCCCATCCACACAATCCCCTTGGCCGACCATACCCTCCTCACGTCCTAAAGCAATGTATGGCATTCTGTCGAGACCACAACCTCCACCTCATCTCCGACGAGGTATTCGCCCTCAGCACATTCACCAGTCCCGATCTTCAGAACTGGTCTGCATTCAAATCCGTCCTAAGTATCGACCCTTCAACCGTCGGTCTTGACCCCTCACGCGTGCATGTTCTCTGGAGTATGAGCAAGGATCTAGCGGCTAGTGGGATTCGTCTG GGATGCATAGCAACCCGAAACAATCCCCTACGACGCACAGTTGGACTAGCCGGGGCTGTCCAAGTATCTGCGCTCTCCTCCATCGGAGCAATAGCCATTCTGACATCTTCCCGTCTCCCGGACATACTAAAGCAGAACTGCATGGGGCTCGCCGTGGCATATGGTACCGTGACAGAAGCGTTTCGTCGTATTGGTATTACATACGTTCCAGGGACCGCGGCAGTGTTCCTGATGGCTCGATTGGCTCCGCGAGCTCAGACGCGGGAGGATGAGCTAGCTGCATGTGGGAAATATCGTCAGGCTGGGGTTGCGGTCGTGCCGGGGTCAGCGTACCATATGCCGGGGAATTATAAGCATGGGTGGATGAGAGTCACGTTTGGGGTGGCGCCGGAGACGTTGACTGAGGGGATTAGAAGGATTGAAGGGGTGTTTGGGGAATTGAGGTAG
- a CDS encoding alpha/beta hydrolase (COG:S;~EggNog:ENOG410PN0R;~InterPro:IPR000073,IPR029058;~PFAM:PF12697;~antiSMASH:Cluster_7.4), giving the protein MSPYQFLSLSTKPSAQLCYSFHPAVGTAKPVLIVFVNGLGLPQTSWEGAITRLQTQPPAAGLPAMLTYDRYGQGQTTDRDPDDNTEDPMHGHDTLTVVRDLHQLITQIASEKMGISNLNPGSLSLVLVSNSIGGALVRLYAQEYPGTVAGLLFLDSVLANSDFVSIYPDPDAPGFDPTSLPDGVTVDAIRAARAYMQRVFHPSNGSREGLSRKNLAQLLPDSDGPKLQGPDGGPWVTVVGHEFEAFKTEFEQMGGAPPRLTEVYMNPYWHRFNEGLAKLTEPARSKGPLQAPGAGHFVQRDNPELVANELREILDKIL; this is encoded by the coding sequence ATGTCTCCCTACCAGTTCTTGTCACTGTCTACCAAACCTTCCGCCCAACTATGCTATAGCTTCCATCCAGCTGTGGGCACTGCCAAGCCTGTGCTGATTGTGTTTGtcaatggccttggcctGCCACAGACCTCCTGGGAGGGGGCCATTACACGTCTGCAGACACAGCCTCCCGCTGCTGGACTGCCCGCCATGTTGACCTATGACCGCTATGGTCAGGGGCAGACCACAGACCGGGATCCCGACGACAACACCGAGGATCCCATGCACGGCCATGATACATTGACTGTGGTCCGGGACCTTCATCAACTCATTACTCAAATCGCCTCCGAGAAAATGGGTATTTCCAACCTGAACCCGGGGAGCCTGTCCCTCGTGCTAGTCTCCAACTCTATTGGTGGCGCGCTGGTGCGGCTCTATGCTCAAGAATATCCCGGCACAGTAGCaggcctcctcttcctggacAGTGTGCTGGCAAACTCCGACTTTGTCTCTATCTACCCGGACCCTGATGCACCTGGCTTCGACCCAACCAGTCTGCCAGATGGGGTGACGGTGGATGCGATCCGTGCTGCTCGCGCGTACATGCAACGGGTATTCCACCCCAGTAATGGCAGTCGCGAGGGGCTCAGCCGGAAGAATCTGGCGCAACTTTTGCCCGATAGCGATGGACCCAAGTTGCAGGGACCGGATGGCGGTCCCTGGGTAACGGTGGTTGGCCATGAGTTTGAGGCGTTCAAAACCGAGTTTGAACAGATGGGTGGCGCCCCGCCAAGACTGACTGAAGTCTATATGAATCCTTACTGGCATCGGTTCAACGAAGGATTGGCTAAGCTTACTGAGCCTGCTCGCAGTAAGGGTCCTCTGCAGGCACCAGGGGCCGGCCATTTTGTCCAGCGAGACAACCCGGAGCTCGTGGCAAATGAACTACGCGAAATCCTCGACAAGATTCTGTGA
- a CDS encoding uncharacterized protein (COG:S;~EggNog:ENOG410PSDH;~TransMembrane:6 (o12-33i45-69o89-111i123-146o174-194i206-224o);~antiSMASH:Cluster_7.4): MTPPDVDIGYKLLVGTTVTFVSACVVVVLRAVARILYASLGWDDYMMLFAVAQALVATICDFLAVNHGLGRHMVYLTKKQIPPLMFWDYLGQVFCVNALTFAKISICLSYLRILRGSHQRTLRVLCIVTAVLVFAVNTVVIMSFYARCNTTHKSWDPYLPGTCWPAATETGLVILQGSFSALTDYFLSAVPIFLFKDLQISRKNKIVLCGLMSLGAVTGIFATIRTVESGESLTGSSASDSTYTTVMGLTWAGMERNIAMMIASVPPLRPLAEPVVRLTSNTFSNLISSRRTQNSYELGSQATIQSPGLGTPSKHYASAKQAALAKDDRSTSLEHILPPQVNTTSVV; this comes from the exons ATGACTCCCCCTGATGTGGACATTGGCTACAAGCTGCTGGTGGGTACTACCGTCACCTTTGTAAGTGCttgtgtggtggtggtgctccGTGCAGTGGCACGGATTCTCTATGCAAGTTTGGGTTGGGACGATTACATGATGCTATTTGCGGTG gcTCAAGCATTAGTCGCCACGATATGTGATTTTCTTGCTGTTAATCATGGACTTGGACGTCACATGGTCTACTTGACCAAGAAGCAGATACCTCCCCTGATGTTCTGGGACTATCTCGGGCAGGTGTTCTGTGTAAACGCCTTGACTTTTGCGAAAATCTCCATCTGTCTCTCTTATCTACGTATCTTGAGAGGCTCACATCAACGCACTCTGCGCGTTCTTTGTATAGTCACGGCTGTCTTGGTATTTGCTGTCAACACAGTCGTTATCATGTCCTTCTATGCCCGCTGCAACACCACACATAAGTCTTGGGACCCATACCTGCCAGGCACCTGCTGGCCGGCAGCCACCGAGACAGGCTTGGTGATCTTGCAAGGAT CATTTTCGGCGCTGACGGACTACTTCCTGTCGGCCGTTcccatcttcctctttaAGGACCTACAGATCAGTCGGAAGAACAAAATCGTTCTTTGTGGACTCATGAGCTTGGGTGCAGT CACAGGTATCTTTGCGACAATTCGTACGGTCGAGTCCGGGGAAAGTTTGACAGGGTCATCAGCTTCGGACTCAACATACACTACCGTCATGGGTCTGACCTGGGCTGGAATGGAGCGCAACATCGCCATGATGATAGCTAGCGTCCCTCCGTTGCGCCCATTGGCAGAGCCTGTCGTCCGGCTTACCAGTAACACCTTCTCTAACCTGATATCTTCCCGTCGTACCCAGAACAGCTATGAACTGGGCTCGCAAGCAACAATACAAAGCCCTGGTCTCGGGACACCCTCGAAGCATTATGCTTCTGCTAAGCAGGCGGCACTTGCCAAGGATGACCGCAGTACGAGCCTCGAACATATCCTCCCACCTCAGGTCAACACTACCTCGGTTGTTTAA
- the btgE gene encoding putative cell wall glucanase (Scw11) (COG:G;~EggNog:ENOG410PG24;~InterPro:IPR017853;~SECRETED:SignalP(1-18);~antiSMASH:Cluster_7.4) — protein sequence MKGAFLATAAALAGTALADGGAHMRRHGHDSFHQRRAVQAEPEESCGCTTEVITVWGTPTLVPAAVPTTVTSDVVTTLHSTSYTTVTVVATPGESTAPAEAATTAEGAGATGGAAGNASPSESTPAAGGATGGAAGAASGTSSTPEGVAATGAAGGNVGQVSSSTPVAAATTSSQAVVPTPETTTFSSTGVYTIPAATVTVSDTTSVVAGTTTSLASGTQTYGGVTTIVETSTTVTCPYATVSPSGSTVTSIIQTTTYVCPEAGTYTIAPTTTYVPSNTVVTYPTVSTVTPGTYTHSAITVTATVTDYTYTCPFANANEPTSTPAAATTSAVVVTTPAPATTTAAAVTSSVQSSTVASSSAAASSGVSASGNSMGMTYTPYSNSGGCKSKATVESDIETIANKGFTHIRLYSTDCSTLEYVGSAASKYGLKLILGVYISSTGTSGAQDQVTAITEWGQWSMVSLIVVGNEAISDGYTTASELATFISSCKSSFEAAGYTGQITTTEPVDIWQEYGSSTLCSVVDVLGANIHPFFNSETTAAEAGTFASTEVALLKKICTNMDVINLETGWPSKGNANGAAVPGTTEQATAIKGIRESVGELSVFFSYANDLWKDPGEYDVEQYWGCIDQF from the exons CGGTACCGCTCTGGCTGATGGCGGCGCTCACATGCGTCGTCACGGTCACGACTCTTTCCACCAGCGTCGTGCCGTTCAGGCTGAGCCCGAGGAGTCTTGCGGCTGCACCACCGAGGTCATCACCGTCTGGGGAACCCCTACCC TCGTGCCCGCTGCGGTCCCTACCACTGTGACTTCCGACGTcgtcaccaccctccacTCCACCAGCTACACCACCGTTACCGTTGTCGCTACCCCCGGCGAGTCCACTGCCCCTGCTGAGGCTGCTACCACTGCCGAGGGTGCTGGTGCTACTGGCGGTGCTGCTGGCAACGCCTCCCCCAGCGAGTCTACCCccgctgctggtggtgccaccggtggtgctgccggtgctgcttctggcacttcctccacccccgagGGTGTCGCTGCTAccggtgctgctggcggCAATGTCGGCCAggtctcctcctccacccctgtcgctgctgctaCCACCTCCAGCCAGGCTGTTGTCCCCACCCCGGAgaccaccaccttctcctccactggTGTCTACACTATCCCCGCGGCTACCGTGACCGTCTCTGACACCACCTCCGTTGTCGCtggcaccaccacctccctgGCTAGCGGTACCCAGACCTACGGTGGTGTCACCACCATCGTCGAGACCTCGACCACCGTCACCTGCCCCTATGCCACCGTCTCCCCCTCTGGCTCCACCGTTACCAGCATCATCCAGACCACCACCTACGTCTGCCCCGAGGCCGGTACCTACACCATtgctcccaccaccacctacgTTCCCTCCAACACCGTTGTGACCTACCCCACCGTCTCCACGGTCACCCCCGGCACCTACACCCACAGCGCTATCACTGTGACCGCCACCGTCACTGACTACACCTACACTTGCCCCTTCGCCAACGCCAACGAGCCCACTAGCACCCCTGCTGCCGCTACCACTAGCGCTGTTGTGGTGACCACCCCGGCtcctgccaccaccaccgctgccGCTGTCACTTCCTCCGTTCAGTCTAGCACTGTGGCCAGCTCCAGCGCCGCCGCCAGCTCTGGCGTCAGCGCCAGCGGCAACAGCATGGGAATGACCTACACTCCCTACAGCAACTCGGGTGGTTGCAAGTCCAAGGCCACCGTCGAGTCGGACATTGAGACCATCGCCAACAAGGGCTTCACCCACATCCGTCTCTACTCCACCGACTGCAGCACCCTCGAATACGTTGGCTCCGCTGCCAGCAAGTACGGCCTCAAGCTGATCCTCGGTGTCTACATCTCCAGCACCGGCACCTCGGGTGCTCAGGACCAGGTCACTGCCATCACCGAGTGGGGTCAGTGGTCCATGGTTTCCCTCATCGTTGTCGGTAACGAGGCCATCTCCGACGGTTACACCACCGCCAGCGAGCTCGccaccttcatctcctcctgcaAGTCCAGCTTCGAGGCTGCCGGCTACACTGGCCAGATCACCACCACTGAGCCTGTCGACATCTGGCAGGAGtacggcagcagcaccctgTGCTCTGTCGTTGACGTTCTCGGTGCCAACATCCaccccttcttcaactccgAGACCACCGCCGCCGAGGCCGGTACCTTCGCCTCCACCGAGGTCGCCCTCCTGAAGAAGATCTGTACCAACATGGATGTCATCAACCTCGAGACCGGCTGGCCGAGCAAGGGTAACGCCAACGGTGCTGCCGTCCCCGGTACCACCGAGCAGGCCACCGCCATCAAGGGCATCCGCGAGTCCGTTGGAGAGCtgtccgtcttcttctcctacgCCAACGACCTGTGGAAGGACCCCGGCGAGTACGACGTTGAGCAGTACTGGGGTTGCATTGACCAGTTCTAA